CAACCATGAAAGCCGGAGCTGCTCCACAACAGCCTCCACAATTCGTGCCTGCTCCTGCAGCGGCGGCGCAGACGCAGCCTTCCACGAATAACATTCAGATGCAGTCGAGATCAGTCACCGCCGATGAACCAGGTGCTGACAAGACGGCGGACCATGACAGTGGAATCATACCTGCTCCCAAAGAAGCAGGGGAGGTGCAGCCTTCCGCAAGTAGCACTCAGAATGAAATTGCCACGGATGAGACAGTGAGTAATGACGGGATCATCCCGCCTGTGGTGGTGCTACTCACTCCCAAGGGAGCGGGGCAGACACAGCCCTCCATGAACAACGACCAGATAGAGTCAAGATCAGTCACCGCCAATGAAACTGGCGCTGATGAAATGGTTGACAGTGATGGTGGCATCATCCCGCCTCCGGCAAAACCAGCTGCTCCAGCAGCAGCGACGCAGACAGAGACCTCCATAAATAGCATTGAGCTCCATACAGTGGACGAGGGCACTAGGATGGTCACCCCGCCAGCCGTGCAACCTGCTGCTCCAGCAGCGACGGTGGCCAAGGTGACTCTGCCAGCGGCAGCAGCTTCAGACCCCCTCGGAGAGGCGAAGAGGCGAGCACAGGAGGAGCTAAAGCAGGAGTTTGTGGCCATCATGGCGACAGGGACTGTGCAGGCTGGTGATGCGGCTGCCCTTGCGATGAGAAGGGTCATGGAGCGGCACGGGCTGCGGCGCACCACAGTTCCCACGCAGCGAGGGTAGAACATGTGTGCCCTTTGTATGCTGAACCGCATGCGCAAGATGTAATCATTGGTTACATCCATCATATACATTTATCTGGTTATTACTGTGCTCAGTTGTGGATGGATAGGGGATCACCTATGACCTATCCGAGGTTTTCAGATTGTGCTTGCTGCAATA
The sequence above is a segment of the Triticum dicoccoides isolate Atlit2015 ecotype Zavitan chromosome 1A, WEW_v2.0, whole genome shotgun sequence genome. Coding sequences within it:
- the LOC119268685 gene encoding uncharacterized protein LOC119268685 isoform X2; translated protein: MAKPRRSRFAFAGCGCFGGQARGKVAEDEYPVKLHIYDLSRGMARQLSTTVLGKPIDAIWHTGVVVHGKEYFFGGGVQQDRPGRTPYGTPARVEHFGVTHVGKEDFEDFLHEISPRYTPETYNLLSNNCNHFSNEVVKFLVGSTVPSYILDQPKEAMKSPIGALIMPMIQGLETTMKAGAAPQQPPQFVPAPAAAAQTQPSTNNIQMQSRSVTADEPGADKTADHDSGIIPAPKEAGEVQPSASSTQNEIATDETVSNDGIIPPVVVLLTPKGAGQTQPSMNNDQIESRSVTANETGADEMVDSDGGIIPPPAKPAAPAAATQTETSINSIELHTVDEGTRMVTPPAVQPAAPAATVAKVTLPAAAASDPLGEAKRRAQEELKQEFVAIMATGTVQAGDAAALAMRRVMERHGLRRTTVPTQRG
- the LOC119268685 gene encoding uncharacterized protein LOC119268685 isoform X3 translates to MVGGALQDEYPVKLHIYDLSRGMARQLSTTVLGKPIDAIWHTGVVVHGKEYFFGGGVQQDRPGRTPYGTPARVEHFGVTHVGKEDFEDFLHEISPRYTPETYNLLSNNCNHFSNEVVKFLVGSTVPSYILDQPKEAMKSPIGALIMPMIQGLETTMKAGAAPQQPPQFVPAPAAAAQTQPSTNNIQMQSRSVTADEPGADKTADHDSGIIPAPKEAGEVQPSASSTQNEIATDETVSNDGIIPPVVVLLTPKGAGQTQPSMNNDQIESRSVTANETGADEMVDSDGGIIPPPAKPAAPAAATQTETSINSIELHTVDEGTRMVTPPAVQPAAPAATVAKVTLPAAAASDPLGEAKRRAQEELKQEFVAIMATGTVQAGDAAALAMRRVMERHGLRRTTVPTQRG